The following proteins are co-located in the Citrobacter freundii ATCC 8090 = MTCC 1658 = NBRC 12681 genome:
- a CDS encoding protein YgfX, whose product MVQWQSDLRVSWRAQWLSLLIHGLVAVFILLMPWPLSYTPLWLVLLSLVVFDSVRSQRRINACQGEIRLLMDGRLRWQGQEWSIVSAPWMVKTGMMLRLRSDAGKRQHLWLAADSMDDAEWRDLRRLMLQKAKQK is encoded by the coding sequence GTGGTCCAGTGGCAATCTGATTTACGCGTATCATGGCGCGCGCAGTGGCTTTCACTGCTAATTCATGGGCTGGTCGCGGTGTTTATTTTATTGATGCCCTGGCCATTGAGCTACACCCCATTATGGCTGGTTTTGCTCTCTCTGGTGGTATTCGATAGCGTTCGCAGTCAGCGTCGAATCAACGCCTGTCAGGGTGAGATTCGGCTGTTGATGGATGGTCGTCTGCGCTGGCAAGGGCAAGAGTGGTCTATCGTTAGCGCCCCCTGGATGGTTAAAACAGGCATGATGCTGCGTTTGCGCTCTGATGCCGGAAAACGTCAACATTTGTGGCTGGCGGCAGACAGTATGGATGATGCAGAGTGGCGGGATTTACGGCGGTTGATGCTGCAAAAGGCGAAGCAGAAGTAG
- the fldB gene encoding flavodoxin FldB, whose product MNMGLFYGSSTCYTEMAAEKIRDILGPELVTLHNLKDDCPTLMEQYDVLILGIPTWDFGEIQEDWEAVWEQLDDLNLEGKIVALYGMGDQLGYGEWFLDALGMLHDKLITKGVKFVGYWPTEGYEFTSDKPVIADGQLFVGLALDETNQYDLSDERIQAWCEQILGEMAEHWS is encoded by the coding sequence ATGAACATGGGTCTTTTTTACGGTTCCAGCACCTGCTACACCGAAATGGCAGCAGAAAAAATCCGCGATATCCTGGGTCCCGAACTGGTGACACTGCACAACCTCAAAGACGATTGCCCGACCCTAATGGAGCAGTATGACGTGCTCATTTTGGGCATCCCAACCTGGGATTTCGGTGAAATTCAGGAGGACTGGGAAGCTGTCTGGGAGCAACTGGACGACCTCAACCTGGAAGGAAAGATTGTCGCACTTTACGGTATGGGCGATCAGTTGGGATACGGTGAATGGTTCCTGGATGCACTGGGTATGTTGCACGATAAACTGATCACCAAAGGTGTAAAGTTTGTCGGCTACTGGCCCACCGAAGGCTACGAATTCACCAGCGATAAACCCGTCATTGCCGATGGACAGCTGTTTGTTGGTTTGGCGCTGGATGAAACGAACCAGTACGATCTCAGCGATGAACGCATTCAGGCCTGGTGCGAGCAAATTCTTGGCGAAATGGCCGAGCACTGGTCCTGA
- the dsbC gene encoding bifunctional protein-disulfide isomerase/oxidoreductase DsbC has protein sequence MKKRFMMFTLLATAFSGMVHADDAAIRQSLAKLGVQSTEIQPAPVAGMKTVLTNSGVLYVTEDGKHIIQGPMYDVSGASPVNVTNQLLMKHLNALEKEMIIYKAPQEKHVITVFTDITCGYCHKLHEEMKDYNALGITVRYLAFPRQGLDSQAEQDMKSIWCAKDKNKAFDDAMTGKGVKAATCDVDIANHYALGVQFGVSGTPAIVLSNGYVVPGYQGPKEMKEFLDAHAKQTSGK, from the coding sequence ATGAAAAAACGTTTTATGATGTTCACCCTGCTGGCGACGGCGTTTTCCGGCATGGTACATGCAGACGACGCGGCAATTCGCCAGTCATTAGCAAAGCTGGGTGTGCAGAGCACCGAGATTCAACCTGCTCCGGTTGCGGGCATGAAAACCGTACTAACCAATAGCGGCGTGCTGTACGTAACTGAAGACGGTAAACATATTATTCAGGGACCGATGTATGACGTGAGCGGCGCAAGTCCGGTGAACGTCACCAACCAACTGCTGATGAAGCATCTGAACGCGCTGGAAAAAGAGATGATCATCTACAAAGCGCCGCAGGAAAAACACGTCATTACCGTTTTCACCGACATCACTTGTGGTTACTGCCACAAGCTGCATGAAGAGATGAAAGATTACAATGCGTTGGGGATCACCGTACGTTATCTGGCCTTCCCACGTCAGGGGCTGGACAGCCAGGCTGAGCAGGACATGAAGTCTATCTGGTGTGCTAAGGACAAAAACAAAGCCTTTGACGACGCGATGACTGGCAAGGGTGTAAAAGCGGCGACCTGTGATGTGGATATCGCTAACCACTATGCGCTGGGCGTACAGTTTGGCGTCAGCGGTACACCGGCGATTGTGCTGAGCAATGGCTATGTCGTACCTGGCTATCAGGGCCCGAAAGAGATGAAAGAATTCCTCGACGCACATGCAAAACAAACCAGCGGTAAATAA
- the recJ gene encoding single-stranded-DNA-specific exonuclease RecJ, whose product MKQQIQLRRREADETAELPADLPPLLRRLYASRGVRSAQEIERSVKGMLPWQHLNGVEKAVEILYNAFREGTRIIVVGDFDADGATSTALSILAMRALGCSNVDYLVPNRFEDGYGLSPEVVDQAHARGAQLIVTVDNGISSHAGVEHARTLGIPVVVTDHHLPGDTLPGAEAIINPNLPDCEFPSKSLAGVGVAFYLMLALRTFLRDKGWFDESGIAPPNLADLLDLVALGTVADVVPLDANNRILTWQGLSRIRAGKCRPGIKALLEISNRDPLKLAASDLGFALGPRLNAAGRLDDMSVGVALLLCDNIGEARVLANELDALNQTRKEIEQGMQAEALTLCEKLERSSDTLPGGLAMYHPEWHQGVVGILASRIKERFHRPVIAFAPAGDGTLKGSGRSIQGLHMRDALERLDTLYPGMILKFGGHAMAAGLSLEEAQFERFQQRFGELVTEWLDPALLQGEVVSDGPLSAAEMTMEIAQMLRDAGPWGQMFPEPLFDGHFRLLQQRLVGERHLKVMVEPVGGGPLLDGIAFNVDTTCWPDNGVREVQLAYKLDINEFRGNRSLQIIIDNIWPL is encoded by the coding sequence GTGAAACAACAGATACAACTTCGTCGGCGTGAGGCCGACGAGACCGCCGAGCTACCTGCAGACTTGCCGCCACTGCTGCGCCGTTTATACGCCAGCCGGGGTGTACGTAGCGCGCAGGAGATTGAGCGTAGCGTGAAAGGCATGCTGCCGTGGCAGCATTTGAACGGCGTCGAAAAAGCGGTTGAGATCCTCTACAACGCCTTTCGCGAAGGAACCCGAATCATCGTTGTCGGCGATTTTGACGCTGATGGTGCGACCAGCACGGCGCTAAGCATCCTGGCGATGCGCGCGTTGGGCTGCAGTAACGTTGACTACCTGGTGCCAAATCGTTTTGAAGACGGTTATGGTTTAAGCCCGGAAGTCGTTGATCAGGCCCATGCCCGGGGCGCTCAGCTGATTGTCACCGTAGACAACGGCATCTCGTCTCACGCGGGTGTCGAACATGCCAGAACGTTGGGGATCCCGGTCGTTGTGACCGATCACCACCTGCCAGGGGATACGCTGCCGGGCGCAGAGGCAATCATTAATCCTAACCTGCCCGACTGTGAGTTCCCGTCGAAATCGCTGGCAGGCGTTGGTGTAGCCTTCTATCTGATGCTGGCGCTGCGTACTTTCCTGCGTGACAAAGGCTGGTTTGATGAAAGCGGCATTGCACCGCCGAACCTGGCGGATTTGCTCGATCTGGTTGCACTTGGCACGGTGGCGGACGTGGTCCCGCTGGATGCCAATAACCGTATTCTGACGTGGCAAGGCTTAAGCCGCATTCGTGCCGGAAAGTGCCGCCCTGGTATTAAAGCGCTGCTGGAGATTTCCAATCGCGACCCCCTAAAGCTGGCAGCCAGTGATTTAGGTTTTGCCCTGGGGCCACGGCTGAATGCGGCGGGCCGTCTGGACGATATGTCCGTTGGTGTGGCGCTGTTGCTGTGCGACAACATTGGCGAAGCGCGTGTGCTGGCCAATGAGCTTGATGCGCTCAACCAGACGCGCAAAGAGATCGAGCAGGGTATGCAGGCCGAAGCACTGACTTTGTGTGAAAAGCTGGAACGCAGTAGCGATACACTACCGGGCGGCCTGGCAATGTATCATCCTGAGTGGCATCAGGGCGTTGTGGGGATTCTGGCATCGCGTATTAAAGAGCGATTCCATCGCCCAGTAATAGCGTTTGCCCCGGCAGGTGACGGTACTCTCAAAGGATCCGGGCGTTCGATTCAGGGGCTGCACATGCGCGATGCGCTGGAGCGCCTGGACACCCTTTATCCGGGCATGATCCTCAAGTTTGGCGGTCACGCCATGGCGGCGGGTTTATCGCTTGAAGAGGCGCAGTTTGAGCGTTTCCAGCAGCGTTTTGGCGAGCTGGTAACCGAGTGGCTGGATCCTGCCTTACTGCAAGGTGAAGTGGTGTCGGATGGCCCACTGAGCGCGGCGGAGATGACCATGGAGATCGCACAAATGCTGCGTGATGCCGGACCGTGGGGGCAAATGTTCCCGGAACCGCTGTTTGACGGGCATTTCCGTTTGCTCCAGCAGCGTCTGGTCGGTGAGCGTCATCTGAAGGTGATGGTCGAGCCCGTGGGCGGTGGTCCGCTGCTGGACGGTATTGCGTTTAATGTCGATACCACCTGCTGGCCGGACAACGGCGTGCGCGAAGTTCAGCTTGCCTACAAACTGGATATTAACGAGTTTCGCGGCAACCGCAGCTTGCAGATTATAATCGACAATATCTGGCCACTTTAG
- the sdhE gene encoding FAD assembly factor SdhE: MDINNKARIHWACRRGMRELDISIMPFFEHEYDSLSDEEKRIFIRLLECDDPDLFNWLMNHGKPADAELEQMVRLIQTRNRERGPVAI, translated from the coding sequence ATGGATATTAACAACAAAGCACGTATTCATTGGGCATGCCGCCGCGGTATGCGCGAGCTGGACATCTCGATCATGCCGTTTTTCGAACATGAATATGACAGCTTAAGTGACGAAGAAAAACGTATCTTTATCCGTCTGCTAGAATGTGATGATCCAGATTTATTTAACTGGTTGATGAATCATGGGAAACCAGCTGATGCTGAGCTGGAGCAGATGGTGCGACTTATCCAGACACGGAATCGGGAACGTGGTCCAGTGGCAATCTGA
- the xerD gene encoding site-specific tyrosine recombinase XerD — MEQDLARIEQFLDALWLERNLAENTLSAYRRDLTMLVEWLHHRGASLATAQSDDLQALLAERMDGGYKATSSARLLSATRRFFQHLYREKYREDDPSASLASPKLPQRLPKDLSEAQVERLLQAPLIDQPLELRDKAMLEVLYATGLRVSELVGLTMSDVSLRQGVVRVIGKGNKERLVPLGEEAVYWLETYLEHGRPWLLNGVSIDVLFPSQRAQQMTRQTFWHRIKHYAVLAGIDSEKLSPHVLRHAFATHLLNHGADLRVVQMLLGHSDLSTTQIYTHVATERLRQLHQQHHPRA, encoded by the coding sequence GTGGAACAGGATCTGGCGCGCATCGAGCAGTTTCTTGATGCCCTGTGGCTGGAACGAAATCTGGCGGAAAACACATTAAGTGCGTATCGTCGCGATCTGACCATGCTTGTGGAATGGTTACATCACCGCGGCGCTTCGCTTGCGACCGCGCAAAGTGATGATCTGCAAGCCTTGCTGGCTGAGCGGATGGATGGAGGGTATAAAGCCACCAGTTCTGCACGTTTGCTCAGTGCGACGCGACGTTTTTTTCAGCATCTGTACCGCGAAAAATATCGCGAAGATGACCCCAGCGCCTCGCTTGCATCACCTAAACTTCCGCAGCGTCTGCCCAAAGATCTCAGCGAAGCGCAGGTAGAACGACTGCTGCAGGCGCCGCTTATCGATCAACCGCTGGAGCTACGCGACAAAGCCATGCTGGAAGTGTTGTATGCAACGGGCCTGCGCGTGTCTGAACTGGTAGGACTGACGATGAGTGACGTCAGCCTGCGTCAGGGCGTGGTACGGGTGATCGGTAAAGGTAACAAAGAGCGCCTTGTCCCGTTGGGAGAGGAGGCAGTGTACTGGCTGGAAACATACCTGGAGCATGGGCGTCCATGGTTGCTCAACGGCGTATCGATTGATGTGCTGTTTCCTAGTCAGCGGGCGCAACAGATGACCCGTCAGACCTTCTGGCATCGTATCAAACACTATGCTGTGTTGGCGGGAATCGACAGCGAAAAGCTGTCACCGCACGTCCTGCGGCACGCATTTGCCACGCATCTGCTCAACCATGGCGCAGATCTGCGCGTGGTGCAGATGCTACTGGGGCATAGCGATCTCTCGACAACGCAAATTTATACTCATGTCGCAACGGAGCGCTTGCGGCAACTACATCAACAGCATCACCCGCGAGCGTGA